A section of the Streptomyces xinghaiensis S187 genome encodes:
- a CDS encoding DUF6571 family protein translates to MDFEALHSANFAKLDTTVTEWDTLVNHLKILEEDARKGLRGKANKANWAGYNATVSREFIGKTAGEFDDAHTQAQSIRNILRDTRNELKTQKTELLEAIARGKGNHLLVRPQGGGFTVQDPDNKAVGGQKAVDALRDVLQGILDKATEIDTTAAASLKALVDLTDYGFSGAQYKDRDAAAAAVKNAEQLAALAKKNPEDRSVAEFDALVAGLTKHSGDEIFAEHFASTLGAKGTLEFWAGINDPYRGREIGQERLDQFDDLQKHLGLTLATATQADTAEMATWKREMINLGDQQVGKGGYTVGFQVMSNLMRWGNYEDRFLTEYGTELINTEKKMSGNGRHMPTGWAHMGMDPYLNRTGTDSGSDPMTGFMKALSNSPDAATDFFNGTFVTKDEDHDFERDTDGNGKNGKVGLTNFQYLFEERDWPPERDIKGEESITGRNNLALALEAATTGHPAGEMPTIDTPAHNADQARLVESVFASVSENPKRITDHAYMSDSLGQISAEYMPDIQRGLHPGSEGEEKLFPVAGEAAKLGENEITRVLYTVSQNPDGYASISAGQHSYTTSLMEYHFRNPEAYLADPNYSEGENLKKTIEDVARVGGEIQGTIGAGRAYANELEGGAEDNDFNEALKTTSTWVGSGVGIGVGIATAPVTGPGGIVAGGVAGTATNEILSALTEGLMKDSSDEVIYRNGEDLSATRDSTYTLIESAAQKAGEAADNPSPHVVSAAATAAEQGFNNAKSNVKDAFDGEGVPRQLDTED, encoded by the coding sequence ATGGACTTCGAAGCCCTTCACTCGGCCAACTTCGCGAAGCTCGACACCACGGTCACCGAGTGGGACACGCTGGTCAACCATCTCAAGATCCTGGAGGAGGACGCCCGGAAGGGACTGCGCGGCAAGGCCAACAAGGCCAACTGGGCCGGCTACAACGCCACCGTCTCGCGCGAGTTCATCGGGAAGACCGCCGGGGAGTTCGACGACGCCCACACACAGGCGCAGTCGATCCGGAACATCCTCCGCGACACCCGCAACGAACTGAAAACCCAGAAGACGGAACTGCTGGAGGCCATCGCTCGGGGCAAGGGGAACCACCTCCTGGTCCGGCCGCAAGGCGGCGGCTTCACCGTGCAGGACCCCGACAACAAGGCGGTGGGCGGCCAAAAGGCCGTCGACGCCCTGCGTGACGTACTCCAGGGCATCCTCGACAAGGCCACCGAGATCGACACCACCGCGGCCGCCTCCCTCAAGGCCCTGGTCGACCTCACCGACTACGGATTCTCCGGGGCACAGTACAAGGACCGCGACGCGGCGGCCGCAGCCGTCAAGAACGCCGAGCAGTTGGCCGCGCTGGCCAAGAAGAACCCAGAAGACCGGAGCGTCGCGGAATTCGACGCGCTCGTCGCCGGGCTGACGAAGCACTCGGGCGACGAGATCTTCGCCGAACACTTCGCCTCGACACTCGGCGCCAAGGGGACCCTGGAGTTCTGGGCCGGGATCAACGATCCGTACCGGGGCCGGGAGATCGGCCAGGAACGGCTCGACCAATTCGACGACCTCCAGAAGCACCTCGGCCTCACGCTCGCCACGGCAACCCAGGCCGACACCGCCGAAATGGCGACGTGGAAGCGCGAGATGATCAATCTCGGCGACCAGCAGGTGGGCAAGGGCGGCTACACGGTGGGCTTCCAGGTCATGAGCAACCTCATGCGCTGGGGGAACTACGAGGACCGGTTCCTGACGGAATACGGAACCGAGCTCATCAACACCGAGAAGAAGATGAGCGGCAACGGCCGCCACATGCCGACCGGATGGGCCCACATGGGGATGGACCCATACCTCAACCGCACCGGAACCGACTCGGGCTCGGACCCCATGACCGGCTTCATGAAGGCCCTGTCCAACAGCCCCGACGCGGCCACGGACTTCTTCAACGGCACGTTCGTGACGAAGGACGAGGACCACGACTTCGAGCGCGACACGGACGGCAACGGCAAGAACGGCAAGGTCGGCCTCACCAACTTCCAGTACCTCTTCGAGGAGCGGGATTGGCCCCCGGAGCGGGACATCAAGGGCGAGGAGAGCATCACGGGGCGCAACAACCTCGCGCTGGCCCTGGAGGCCGCCACCACGGGCCATCCGGCCGGGGAGATGCCGACGATCGACACTCCGGCGCACAACGCGGACCAGGCGAGGCTCGTGGAGAGCGTCTTTGCCTCGGTCTCGGAGAATCCGAAGCGCATCACCGATCACGCCTACATGTCGGACAGCCTCGGCCAGATCTCCGCCGAGTACATGCCGGACATCCAACGGGGCCTGCACCCCGGTTCCGAAGGCGAGGAAAAGCTATTTCCGGTGGCAGGCGAGGCAGCGAAGCTCGGTGAGAACGAGATCACCCGTGTCCTCTACACGGTAAGCCAGAACCCCGACGGTTACGCCTCCATCAGTGCCGGGCAGCACAGCTACACGACATCGCTGATGGAGTACCACTTCCGTAATCCTGAGGCGTATCTCGCCGACCCCAACTACAGCGAGGGCGAGAACCTCAAGAAGACCATCGAGGACGTCGCGCGGGTCGGCGGCGAAATCCAGGGCACCATCGGCGCCGGTCGTGCGTACGCCAATGAGCTGGAGGGTGGCGCCGAGGACAACGACTTCAACGAGGCTCTCAAGACCACGAGCACATGGGTCGGCAGCGGTGTCGGAATCGGCGTGGGCATCGCGACGGCCCCCGTCACCGGTCCCGGCGGCATCGTGGCCGGAGGTGTGGCGGGCACAGCCACCAATGAGATTCTCTCTGCGCTCACCGAAGGCCTGATGAAGGACAGCTCTGACGAGGTCATCTACCGCAACGGCGAGGATCTGAGCGCCACCAGGGACTCCACGTACACCCTTATCGAATCGGCGGCGCAGAAGGCCGGGGAGGCCGCGGACAACCCGTCGCCCCATGTCGTCTCCGCCGCGGCCACGGCTGCGGAGCAGGGATTCAACAACGCCAAGAGCAATGTCAAGGACGCTTTCGACGGTGAAGGCGTCCCCAGGCAACTGGATACAGAGGACTGA
- a CDS encoding WXG100 family type VII secretion target, with the protein MTVQKVGDQDLKLFQDEITTQFESIKGEVKKLQGTIDGLEGRWKGVGAGAFDLKQNEINQAMVRISRLLLNFQEAIQVTRTTAGNTEDEVQAALRGVDVTAGFSGDAAAEKQAVSNIAKY; encoded by the coding sequence ATGACGGTCCAGAAGGTCGGCGATCAGGATCTCAAGCTCTTCCAGGATGAGATCACCACGCAGTTCGAGAGCATCAAGGGCGAGGTGAAGAAGCTCCAGGGGACCATCGACGGACTCGAGGGCCGCTGGAAGGGCGTCGGTGCGGGCGCCTTCGACCTGAAGCAGAACGAGATCAACCAGGCCATGGTCCGCATCTCGCGCCTGCTGCTCAACTTCCAGGAAGCGATCCAGGTGACCCGTACCACCGCGGGCAACACCGAGGACGAGGTCCAGGCGGCCCTGCGCGGGGTCGACGTGACCGCCGGTTTCTCCGGCGACGCCGCGGCGGAGAAGCAGGCCGTCTCCAACATCGCCAAGTACTGA
- the mycP gene encoding type VII secretion-associated serine protease mycosin — MTLIHRLSPAHRRPLTAAAAAALTLTGLSAAPAAADTPGQCTFPGKPYEGRPWALQRVLLDELWKQSTGEGVRVAVIDTGVDARHPQLRDAVDAGSGRNLLPKDLEDENGNKLERGKENGTTDTVGHGTKVAGIIAARPAKGTGFVGLAPDATIIPIQQNDAEGHGTAATLAAAIAHAVAEKADVINISQDTANAVEPDPALKQAIDAALARDIVVVASAGNDGLGGNDKKTYPASYPGVLAVASSDRNNERAPFSQSGDFVGIAAPGVDMVSTVPGGGHCADNGTSFSAPYVAAIAALVKGKHPDWEQEEITAQLQQTAERSVAGRDRLVGWGVVDPVRALTEDDAPVREPRAREGLTKAEAPTPAELHLGETPEERNVRLATYVLVGGGVLVASISGGAVALRDWRRRTGGRAAAGAED; from the coding sequence ATGACCCTCATCCACCGTCTGTCCCCCGCCCACCGCCGCCCGCTCACCGCCGCGGCCGCGGCCGCGCTCACACTCACCGGCCTGTCGGCGGCCCCCGCTGCGGCCGACACACCGGGCCAGTGCACCTTCCCCGGAAAGCCGTACGAGGGCCGTCCCTGGGCGCTCCAGCGGGTCCTGCTCGACGAGCTGTGGAAGCAGTCGACGGGTGAAGGGGTCCGGGTCGCCGTGATCGACACCGGCGTCGACGCCCGCCACCCCCAGCTCCGGGACGCCGTGGACGCCGGAAGCGGCAGGAACCTGCTGCCGAAGGACCTCGAGGACGAGAACGGCAACAAGCTCGAACGAGGCAAGGAGAACGGCACCACCGACACGGTCGGCCACGGCACCAAGGTCGCCGGGATCATCGCCGCCCGCCCCGCGAAGGGCACCGGCTTCGTCGGCCTGGCGCCGGACGCGACGATCATCCCCATCCAGCAGAACGACGCCGAGGGCCACGGCACCGCCGCCACCCTGGCCGCGGCCATCGCCCACGCGGTGGCGGAGAAGGCCGACGTGATCAACATCTCCCAGGACACGGCCAATGCCGTGGAGCCGGACCCGGCGCTCAAGCAGGCCATCGACGCGGCGCTGGCCCGGGACATCGTGGTCGTGGCGTCGGCGGGCAACGACGGCCTCGGCGGCAACGACAAGAAGACGTACCCCGCCTCCTACCCGGGTGTCCTGGCCGTCGCCTCGTCCGACCGCAACAACGAACGCGCCCCGTTCTCCCAGTCGGGCGACTTCGTCGGCATCGCGGCCCCCGGCGTCGACATGGTCTCCACCGTCCCCGGCGGCGGCCACTGCGCCGACAACGGCACCAGCTTCTCCGCCCCCTACGTCGCCGCGATCGCAGCGCTCGTCAAGGGCAAGCACCCGGACTGGGAACAGGAGGAGATCACCGCCCAGCTCCAGCAGACGGCCGAGCGCTCCGTCGCCGGCCGCGACCGGCTGGTGGGCTGGGGCGTCGTCGACCCGGTACGCGCCCTCACCGAGGACGACGCACCCGTCCGGGAGCCACGCGCCCGCGAGGGCCTGACCAAGGCCGAGGCACCCACCCCGGCCGAACTGCACCTGGGGGAGACCCCGGAGGAGCGCAACGTGCGGCTGGCGACCTATGTCCTCGTGGGCGGCGGCGTGCTGGTCGCGTCGATCAGCGGCGGCGCGGTGGCCCTGCGCGACTGGCGCCGGCGGACGGGAGGACGGGCCGCGGCGGGGGCGGAGGACTGA
- a CDS encoding type VII secretion protein EccC: protein MSQIVVKRPPRALPPEVSDEELRLQPPPELPRGQQEGALMQLLPMLGMGGSVVFFFMTPNPIMRIMGMVMIASTVAMAIAMLVRYRRGTQGQLADLRRDYLKYLTQTRRAVLRTARLQRAGQFYLHPSPEQLWALVAEGSRVWERRIGDEDFGQVRVGLGSQQLATPLVRPETAPVDDLEPLTADAMRRFLATHSTLDGLPIAVSLRAFYQLTVSGEPESARSATRAMVASLASLHSPEDLVIAVAAGPEEARHWEWTKWLPHVQAPGPGDGAGSRRLITTDAHELHDLLAPRLEGRPRFQGAAHPLLDRPHIVVVLDGRSVPPVSPFAAAEGLQGVTLIEVAPGETGGPRGGLSVVVHPDSLRLESGHGQVYDGEPDAMSPEAAEALARQLAPLRVATGGDDAEPLLANLEFTDLLNLGDAASVDVARTWRPRSQSERLRVPIGVGEDGTPVMLDLKEAAQEGMGPHGLCVGATGSGKSELLRTLVLGLAVTHSSETLNFVLADFKGGATFAGMSRMPHVAAVITNLADDLTLVDRMGDSIRGELNRRQEMLRDAGNYANIHDYEKARAAGAALQPIPSLVLVIDEFSELLSAMPDFIEMFVQIGRIGRSLGVHLLLASQRLEEGRLRGLETYLSYRIGLRTFSAAESRAALGVPDAYQLPNVPGSGYLKFGTDEMVRFKAAYVSGVHRAPSHRAAAPGGPLPVDRRPVAFTAAPVPVRYAEPAARPRVPDQRRPEDDALADTVLDVIVRRLEGRGAEAHQVWLPPLDNPPPLDELLPGLAGVPGRGLTRPGYEGGRLVVPVGVVDKPYEQRRDTLYRDFSGAAGHMQIIGGPQSGKSTLLRTLIAGFALTHTPQEVQFYGLDFGGGGLSSIAGLPHVGGVASRLDPERVRRTVAEVYGILTRREEYFRGAGIDSIATYRRLRARGDISPEDQPWGDVFLVIDGWGNFRSDYEGLEHAVLDIAARGLGYGVHLVLTASRSMEVRAHLKDHLMNRLELRLGDTMDSELDRKAAANVPTGVPGRGLTPEKLHFMAAVPRIDSINSDSDLSEATAAMTQEVGRHWTAPGAPEVRLLPRELPAENLPAGSAHPQRGVAFAIDENNLEPVFVDFERDPFFLVFGESESGKSNLLRLLVKQLTERYDGDSCKLLVVDNRRALLDVTPATHLADYVPMSNNMDHHVEALADLMKRRTPPADVTARQLRDRSWWSGPSVYVIVDDYDLVSTSSGNPLAQLTEMLPFARDVGVRFIIARSSAGASRAAYESFMQRMTELGAQGVLLSGDPQEGDVLGGVRMRPMPPGRGFFVSRQRGNPLVQTGLLPTEVY from the coding sequence GTGAGCCAGATCGTCGTCAAGCGCCCGCCACGGGCCCTGCCCCCCGAGGTGTCCGACGAGGAACTGCGGCTGCAGCCGCCCCCCGAGCTGCCGAGAGGCCAGCAGGAGGGCGCCCTCATGCAGTTGCTGCCCATGCTGGGCATGGGCGGATCGGTGGTGTTCTTCTTCATGACGCCCAATCCGATCATGCGGATCATGGGCATGGTGATGATCGCGTCGACGGTCGCCATGGCGATCGCGATGCTGGTCCGCTACCGGCGCGGCACCCAGGGGCAGCTGGCGGACCTGCGGCGCGACTACCTCAAGTACCTGACGCAGACCCGGCGCGCGGTGCTCCGGACCGCGCGGCTCCAGCGTGCCGGGCAGTTCTACCTGCACCCCTCGCCGGAGCAGTTGTGGGCGCTGGTCGCCGAGGGCAGCCGGGTGTGGGAACGCCGGATCGGCGACGAGGACTTCGGGCAGGTGCGCGTCGGCCTGGGCAGCCAGCAGCTCGCCACCCCTCTCGTCCGCCCGGAGACGGCACCCGTGGACGACCTGGAGCCGCTCACCGCGGACGCGATGCGGCGGTTCCTGGCGACGCACTCCACGCTCGACGGTCTCCCGATCGCCGTCTCCCTGCGCGCCTTCTACCAGCTGACCGTCAGCGGCGAGCCGGAGTCCGCACGGTCCGCGACGCGCGCGATGGTGGCCTCCCTCGCCTCGCTCCACTCGCCCGAGGACCTCGTGATCGCCGTCGCCGCCGGCCCCGAGGAGGCGCGGCACTGGGAGTGGACGAAGTGGCTCCCGCACGTCCAGGCCCCCGGGCCCGGGGACGGCGCGGGGAGCCGGCGGCTCATCACCACCGACGCGCACGAACTGCACGACCTGCTGGCCCCGCGGCTGGAGGGCAGGCCCCGCTTCCAGGGCGCCGCGCACCCCCTGCTGGACCGCCCCCACATCGTCGTCGTCCTCGACGGCCGGTCGGTGCCGCCGGTGTCGCCCTTCGCCGCGGCCGAGGGCCTGCAGGGCGTGACGCTGATCGAGGTCGCGCCCGGGGAGACCGGCGGCCCGCGCGGCGGCCTGTCCGTCGTGGTGCACCCGGACTCCCTCCGGCTGGAGTCCGGGCACGGCCAGGTGTACGACGGGGAGCCCGACGCGATGAGCCCGGAGGCGGCGGAGGCCCTCGCCCGCCAGCTCGCCCCGCTCCGCGTCGCCACGGGCGGGGACGACGCGGAACCCCTGCTCGCCAACCTGGAGTTCACCGATCTGCTGAACCTGGGTGACGCCGCCTCCGTCGACGTCGCCCGGACCTGGCGGCCGCGGTCGCAGTCCGAGCGGCTCCGGGTGCCGATCGGCGTCGGCGAGGACGGCACACCCGTGATGCTGGACCTCAAGGAGGCGGCGCAGGAGGGCATGGGCCCGCACGGCCTGTGCGTCGGCGCCACCGGCTCCGGCAAGTCGGAGCTGCTGCGCACCCTGGTCCTGGGCCTGGCCGTCACGCACTCCTCGGAGACCCTCAACTTCGTCCTCGCGGACTTCAAGGGCGGCGCCACCTTCGCCGGGATGTCCCGCATGCCGCACGTCGCCGCGGTGATCACCAACCTCGCGGACGACCTGACGCTCGTCGACCGGATGGGCGACTCCATCCGCGGCGAGCTCAACCGGCGGCAGGAGATGCTGCGCGACGCCGGCAACTACGCCAACATCCACGACTACGAGAAGGCGCGCGCCGCCGGGGCCGCGCTGCAGCCCATCCCCTCGCTGGTGCTCGTCATCGACGAGTTCAGCGAACTCCTCAGCGCCATGCCGGACTTCATCGAGATGTTCGTGCAGATCGGCCGGATCGGCCGCTCCCTCGGCGTCCATCTGCTGCTCGCCTCGCAGCGGCTGGAGGAGGGCCGGCTGCGCGGTCTGGAGACCTACCTCTCGTACCGGATCGGCCTGCGCACCTTCTCCGCGGCCGAATCGCGCGCCGCGCTCGGCGTCCCGGACGCCTACCAGCTGCCGAACGTCCCCGGTTCCGGCTACCTCAAGTTCGGGACGGACGAGATGGTGCGGTTCAAGGCGGCCTATGTCTCCGGTGTGCACCGTGCCCCCTCGCACCGGGCCGCCGCGCCCGGAGGACCCCTCCCCGTGGACCGCAGGCCGGTCGCGTTCACCGCCGCCCCGGTGCCCGTCCGGTACGCCGAACCCGCCGCCCGTCCCCGGGTGCCCGACCAGCGGCGCCCGGAGGACGACGCGCTGGCCGACACCGTGCTCGACGTCATCGTCCGCCGGCTGGAGGGGCGCGGCGCGGAGGCCCACCAGGTGTGGCTGCCGCCGCTGGACAACCCGCCGCCGCTGGACGAGCTCCTGCCCGGGCTCGCGGGCGTGCCGGGCCGCGGGCTGACCCGGCCCGGGTACGAGGGCGGCCGGCTCGTCGTCCCCGTCGGTGTGGTCGACAAGCCGTACGAGCAGCGCCGGGACACGCTCTACCGGGACTTCTCCGGCGCCGCCGGCCACATGCAGATCATCGGCGGCCCGCAGTCGGGCAAGTCGACGCTGCTGCGCACGCTCATCGCCGGCTTCGCGCTGACCCACACGCCGCAGGAGGTGCAGTTCTACGGACTCGACTTCGGCGGCGGCGGCCTGTCCTCGATCGCCGGCCTGCCCCATGTGGGCGGAGTCGCCTCGCGTCTGGACCCCGAGCGGGTGCGGCGGACGGTGGCCGAGGTGTACGGCATCCTGACGCGGCGCGAGGAGTACTTCCGCGGCGCGGGCATCGACTCCATCGCCACCTACCGCCGGCTGCGGGCCCGCGGCGACATCTCCCCGGAGGACCAGCCGTGGGGCGACGTGTTCCTGGTCATCGACGGCTGGGGCAACTTCCGCAGCGACTACGAGGGCCTGGAGCACGCCGTCCTCGACATCGCGGCCCGCGGACTCGGCTACGGCGTCCACCTCGTCCTCACCGCCTCGCGCTCGATGGAGGTCCGCGCCCACCTCAAGGACCATCTGATGAACCGGCTGGAGCTGCGGCTGGGTGACACGATGGACTCCGAGCTGGACCGCAAGGCGGCCGCCAACGTGCCGACCGGCGTCCCGGGCCGCGGTCTCACCCCCGAGAAGCTGCACTTCATGGCCGCGGTGCCGCGGATCGACTCCATCAACTCCGACAGCGACCTCTCCGAGGCCACGGCCGCGATGACCCAGGAGGTCGGCCGCCACTGGACCGCCCCGGGAGCCCCCGAGGTCAGGCTGCTCCCCCGCGAGCTGCCGGCGGAGAACCTTCCGGCGGGCTCGGCGCACCCGCAGCGCGGGGTCGCCTTCGCCATCGACGAGAACAACCTGGAACCGGTCTTCGTCGACTTCGAACGCGACCCGTTCTTCCTGGTCTTCGGCGAGAGCGAGTCCGGCAAGTCCAACCTGCTGCGGCTGCTCGTCAAGCAGCTCACCGAGCGCTACGACGGCGACTCCTGCAAGCTCCTCGTCGTCGACAACCGCCGCGCGCTGCTGGACGTCACCCCGGCCACGCACCTGGCCGACTACGTGCCGATGTCCAACAACATGGACCACCACGTGGAGGCGCTGGCGGACCTGATGAAGCGCCGCACCCCGCCGGCCGACGTCACCGCCCGGCAGCTCCGCGACCGCAGTTGGTGGAGCGGCCCCTCGGTGTACGTGATCGTCGACGACTACGACCTGGTCTCCACATCCAGCGGCAACCCCCTGGCACAGCTCACGGAAATGCTGCCCTTCGCGCGGGACGTGGGGGTGCGCTTCATCATCGCCCGCAGCTCGGCCGGCGCGAGCCGGGCCGCCTACGAGTCCTTCATGCAGCGGATGACGGAACTCGGCGCGCAGGGCGTGCTGCTCTCCGGTGACCCGCAGGAGGGAGACGTGCTCGGCGGCGTCCGGATGCGCCCGATGCCGCCGGGCCGGGGCTTCTTCGTCTCGCGCCAGCGCGGCAATCCCCTGGTGCAGACGGGTCTGCTGCCGACGGAGGTGTACTGA
- the eccB gene encoding type VII secretion protein EccB: protein MTSRRDELNAYTFARRRLVAQFLQPNATGSEEGAPRPLRAVVPGAVVGVVVLAVFGAWGMFKPVAPKGWDVPEEHVIIASKSTTRYVVLRTGRKKPQLHPVLNMASAKLLLAPDKDKVITVDEATLDSGRIPHGATLGIPYAPDRLPEPEEAGKAMRWVVCERPGQGGRAIQKAAFVLAEREMAKTEGTNRLRGGELLYVEGPDKTRYVVDPAGTAYPLAEDKVLLRLLVGHDHKPQRVSETWLKTLHRGDTVDFPTVPGPVGEPAGVPGELEPEADKVGMVLTATDGTRKQRYVVLQGRVAPVSDFTAKLLLSSPQLVGLSPDGRAKPVSAAAFEPSEPFGRDNRWPEYAPRAVNEAGTAEGSRNTVCNVLREVDADDGSTTLSTWAGTGFPAPLPTGSSSAYVTPGSGQLFRQFKGSETGTGFLFLVTDTGLRYAMQSNGDSAAEDSGIGSSGSEREKQQRMQEAQQAQNRLGYKDVDPLPVPAAWSTFLPTGPRLSTGAARQPQGS, encoded by the coding sequence ATGACATCACGGCGGGACGAACTCAACGCCTACACGTTCGCGAGGCGGAGACTGGTCGCGCAGTTCCTCCAGCCGAACGCGACCGGCTCGGAGGAGGGGGCACCGCGCCCGCTGCGCGCGGTGGTACCGGGGGCCGTCGTCGGCGTGGTCGTTCTCGCGGTGTTCGGCGCCTGGGGCATGTTCAAACCGGTCGCCCCCAAGGGCTGGGACGTGCCCGAGGAACACGTGATCATCGCCAGCAAGTCCACCACCCGCTATGTGGTGCTGCGGACGGGCAGGAAGAAGCCGCAGCTCCACCCGGTGCTCAACATGGCGTCGGCCAAGCTGCTGCTCGCCCCCGACAAGGACAAGGTCATCACCGTCGACGAGGCGACGCTCGACAGCGGGAGGATCCCGCACGGAGCCACCCTCGGCATCCCCTACGCCCCCGACCGGCTCCCGGAACCCGAGGAGGCCGGCAAGGCCATGCGCTGGGTCGTCTGCGAGCGCCCCGGGCAGGGCGGCCGCGCCATCCAGAAGGCGGCCTTCGTCCTCGCCGAGCGCGAAATGGCGAAGACCGAGGGGACGAACCGGCTGCGCGGCGGTGAACTGCTCTACGTGGAGGGCCCCGACAAGACCCGCTACGTCGTCGACCCCGCCGGCACCGCCTACCCCCTGGCGGAGGACAAGGTGCTGCTCCGCCTGCTCGTCGGGCACGACCACAAGCCCCAGCGCGTCTCCGAGACCTGGCTGAAGACCCTTCACCGCGGTGACACCGTCGACTTCCCGACCGTGCCGGGCCCGGTGGGCGAGCCCGCCGGCGTTCCGGGCGAACTGGAGCCGGAGGCCGACAAGGTCGGCATGGTTCTCACCGCCACCGACGGCACACGCAAGCAGCGTTACGTCGTCCTGCAGGGCAGGGTCGCCCCGGTGTCCGACTTCACGGCCAAACTCCTGCTCAGCAGCCCGCAGCTGGTCGGGCTCAGCCCGGACGGGCGGGCGAAGCCCGTCAGCGCCGCCGCCTTCGAGCCCTCGGAGCCCTTCGGACGGGACAACCGGTGGCCCGAGTACGCGCCGCGTGCCGTCAACGAGGCCGGCACCGCGGAGGGCAGCCGCAACACCGTGTGCAACGTCCTCCGCGAGGTGGACGCCGACGACGGCTCCACCACGCTCAGCACCTGGGCCGGGACCGGCTTCCCCGCCCCGCTGCCGACCGGCTCCAGCAGCGCCTACGTCACCCCCGGATCCGGCCAGCTCTTCCGCCAGTTCAAGGGGTCCGAGACCGGCACCGGCTTCCTCTTCCTCGTCACCGACACCGGGCTCCGCTACGCCATGCAGTCCAACGGCGACAGCGCCGCGGAGGACTCCGGCATCGGGTCCTCCGGCTCGGAGCGGGAGAAGCAGCAACGGATGCAGGAAGCGCAGCAGGCGCAGAACCGGCTCGGCTACAAGGACGTCGATCCGCTGCCCGTCCCGGCGGCCTGGTCCACGTTCCTGCCGACCGGTCCGCGGCTGTCCACCGGCGCCGCGCGCCAGCCGCAGGGTTCGTGA
- a CDS encoding WXG100 family type VII secretion target, translated as MANNNGDIMLVTYSSLDEAANSIDVSARRLDESLEALQKKIRAVSNTFEGEAKTAADGAHAKWDKETRIIQQALKSIAKAVREAGPTYQAGDKKAASHF; from the coding sequence ATGGCCAACAACAACGGCGACATCATGCTCGTCACCTACTCCTCGCTCGACGAAGCAGCCAACAGCATCGACGTGAGCGCGCGGCGGCTGGACGAGTCGCTCGAAGCCCTCCAGAAGAAGATCCGGGCCGTCTCGAACACCTTCGAGGGCGAGGCCAAGACCGCGGCCGACGGAGCCCACGCGAAGTGGGACAAGGAGACGCGGATCATCCAGCAGGCCCTGAAGAGCATCGCGAAGGCGGTCCGCGAGGCGGGCCCGACCTACCAGGCCGGCGACAAGAAGGCCGCAAGCCACTTCTGA
- a CDS encoding S8 family serine peptidase produces the protein MTAVGLLGTALIGAAPAAAAADVQSKQWYLKAMHAEEIWKTATGKGIKVAVIDTGVNPSTASLKGQVEKGRDLTGTEGEATDDYEGHGTTMAELIAGKGRGGLRGLAPDAKIIPFRVVESELEKRKGASKVNTWSIRDAIRAAAESDADIINVSFGVDIPISDDEEAVEYALKKGKLFFAAAGNNAKEGNKANYPASYPAAVSVAAMGPGGEVADYSQHGEFVDLAAPGDSIPSWCDSTFTRYCDGDGGTSAASALASASAALIWSAHPDWTANQVLRVMLESAGRGEGWKKGTVSNYLGHGIVRPGAHINRGIGKPGDPDINPLTNKKTGPGAAEEQKQSQQPKDSASPSPKAPEGKPGAEAAVAGSEEKAGGGSLGIILGGVAAAAALAGGALFVLRRRRGA, from the coding sequence GTGACCGCGGTGGGACTCCTCGGGACGGCCCTCATCGGCGCTGCACCTGCCGCTGCAGCCGCCGATGTGCAGTCGAAGCAGTGGTATCTGAAGGCCATGCACGCCGAGGAGATCTGGAAGACGGCCACTGGGAAAGGCATCAAGGTCGCTGTCATCGACACGGGAGTCAATCCCTCCACGGCGTCGCTCAAGGGGCAGGTGGAGAAGGGCCGCGATCTGACGGGCACGGAGGGGGAGGCCACCGATGACTACGAGGGCCATGGCACCACCATGGCCGAGTTGATCGCCGGCAAAGGGCGAGGAGGGCTGCGCGGTCTTGCGCCGGACGCCAAGATCATCCCCTTCCGCGTCGTGGAAAGCGAATTGGAGAAGAGAAAGGGGGCCAGCAAGGTCAATACCTGGAGCATCAGGGATGCCATCAGGGCGGCGGCTGAGAGCGATGCGGACATCATCAACGTGTCGTTTGGCGTTGACATCCCCATTTCCGATGACGAAGAAGCGGTCGAGTACGCGCTGAAGAAAGGGAAACTTTTCTTCGCCGCGGCCGGTAACAACGCCAAGGAGGGGAACAAAGCCAACTACCCCGCCAGTTACCCGGCCGCGGTCAGCGTCGCCGCCATGGGCCCGGGCGGTGAAGTGGCCGATTACTCCCAGCACGGGGAGTTTGTGGATCTCGCCGCTCCGGGGGACTCCATTCCCTCCTGGTGCGACAGCACCTTCACGCGTTACTGCGACGGCGACGGCGGAACCAGCGCCGCCAGCGCTCTCGCCTCCGCGTCCGCCGCTCTGATCTGGTCCGCGCATCCGGACTGGACGGCCAACCAGGTCCTCCGCGTCATGCTGGAGTCCGCAGGACGCGGAGAAGGGTGGAAGAAGGGCACCGTCAGCAACTATCTCGGTCATGGCATCGTCCGCCCCGGCGCCCATATCAACCGCGGTATCGGCAAGCCCGGTGATCCGGATATCAACCCCCTGACGAACAAGAAGACCGGCCCCGGCGCTGCGGAGGAGCAGAAGCAGTCGCAACAGCCCAAGGACTCCGCATCACCGTCACCGAAGGCCCCGGAGGGCAAGCCCGGAGCCGAGGCAGCCGTGGCGGGCTCAGAGGAGAAGGCCGGCGGCGGGAGCCTCGGCATCATCCTCGGCGGAGTGGCCGCAGCGGCCGCGCTGGCCGGCGGCGCCCTCTTCGTACTCCGCCGACGGCGCGGCGCGTGA